In Palaemon carinicauda isolate YSFRI2023 chromosome 18, ASM3689809v2, whole genome shotgun sequence, a genomic segment contains:
- the LOC137657381 gene encoding dnaJ homolog subfamily C member 7 homolog, protein MSGLFAHMNNRVKEAINIFSEALTMETDNEEETALLHVLRAEANAATEKPPNMDIVLDCSKAIEKGMEGWKAFMLRGRHLVKLGIFDVALKDFETVKIKKSENFLKIIKDTKALQKQWEDKGHYEVLGLEQRATKAEIIKSFRDLSMMFHPDRHRDKPEFLQEAFEEKYKKVVNAKLILVDEGNRRDYDEELRHQKEYDQWERNGGQWYHQEPPRRQPGQWNQQRQYNHERSRWEQHRQYNQGGPRREEYRQYNQGPRRDQHRQENDHQFYY, encoded by the coding sequence ATGTCTGGTTTATTTGCACACATGAACAACAGAGTCAAAGAGGCAATAAATATTTTCAGTGAAGCCTTAACTATGGAGACGGACAACGAAGAAGAAACAGCTCTCCTGCATGTCCTTCGTGCTGAAGCGAACGCAGCCACTGAGAAGCCTCCTAATATGGATATTGTATTAGACTGTTCCAAGGCTATAGAGAAAGGCATGGAAGGGTGGAAAGCGTTCATGTTACGAGGGAGGCACCTTGTCAAACTTGGCATTTTCGACGTCGCCTTGAAGGACTTCGAAACGGTAAAGATAAAGAAATCAGAGAATTTCTTAAAAATCATAAAAGATACTAAAGCACTACAAAAGCAATGGGAAGACAAAGGTCACTATGAGGTTCTGGGTTTGGAACAGAGAGCTACAAAGGCAGAAATTATAAAATCCTTCAGGGATTTGTCCATGATGTTCCACCCAGACAGACATCGGGACAAACCCGAATTcctacaggaggcattcgaggagaagtacaAAAAGGTGGTTAATGCTAAACTAATTCTGGTGGACGAAGGAAACCGAAGAGATTATGATGAAGAGCTACGCCATCAGAAGGAATATGATCAATGGGAAAGGAATGGTGGCCAGTGGTATCACCAGGAGCCACCAAGGCGTCAGCCAGGGCAGTGGAACCAACAACGGCAGTACAATCATGAACGATCAAGATGGGAACAACATCGGCAGTACAATCAAGGAGGACCGAGAAGGGAAGAGTATCGGCAGTACAATCAGGGACCAAGAAGGGATCAACATCGTCAGGAGAACGACCACCAATTCTATTATTAA